Proteins co-encoded in one Sulfolobales archaeon genomic window:
- the tsaA gene encoding tRNA (N6-threonylcarbamoyladenosine(37)-N6)-methyltransferase TrmO: MSNSTICFKPIGIVEEGIPRPEEHRVAKSRYEITSTIRIYDEYVEGLRGLEDYSHAIVVYYMHEEREVRLTIKPWGVDRYPTVGIFATRFPPRPNPIAISVVELMEVNVPRLKVRGLDAWSGSPVLDIKPYDYYDIVRNPRVPWWFRERWDEWRRKWDYSRIAPWLGPCSG; the protein is encoded by the coding sequence ATGTCAAACTCTACTATATGCTTTAAGCCTATTGGTATAGTGGAGGAGGGTATACCGAGACCTGAGGAGCACCGTGTAGCAAAGTCGCGTTACGAGATTACCTCAACAATTAGGATCTATGATGAGTACGTTGAGGGTCTTAGGGGTTTGGAGGATTACTCGCATGCAATAGTAGTGTACTATATGCACGAGGAGAGGGAGGTTAGGTTGACTATTAAACCATGGGGTGTAGATAGGTATCCTACGGTGGGTATATTTGCTACCAGGTTCCCGCCTAGACCTAACCCTATAGCTATATCAGTTGTTGAGCTTATGGAGGTTAACGTTCCTAGGCTTAAGGTTAGAGGCTTAGACGCGTGGAGCGGATCACCTGTTCTCGACATAAAACCATACGATTACTACGATATAGTTAGGAATCCCAGGGTTCCATGGTGGTTTAGGGAGAGGTGGGATGAGTGGAGGAGGAAATGGGATTATAGTAGGATTGCCCCATGGCTTGGGCCGTGTAGCGGGTGA